From Abyssibius alkaniclasticus:
GATCTGTGGCTGTTCGTGCTTGGCAGTGCGGCAATTCTTTGGCCAAGCTGGCCGTTCTTTGTGGCCGCCGCACGGGCGCTTCGCAATGGCATCCTCAACATGGCGGTGCTTGTCGTGTTGTCGGTCGGCACCGGCTATGTGTTCAGCGTCGGCTCGACCTTCTTCTTTCCCGGTGTGCAGTTCTACGAGGCGGTCGCGGTGCTGCTGGTGTTCATCCTGCTGGGCCACTGGCTGGAAATGCGGGCGCGGGCCGGGGCCTCGGCGGCGATCCGGGCGCTGCTTGATCTTGCACCGCCGATGGCCGTTGTAATCCGCGACGGGCGCGAGGTTGAGGTGCCGACCGCCGAGGTGCTTCAGGGCGAAACCGTGGTCATCCGGCCGGGCAACAAGATTCCCGTGGATGGCGAGGTGCTTGAGGGCACATCGCTGGTGGACGAATCCATGCTGACCGGCGAATCGATGCCGGTCAACAAGGCCGTGGGCGACACCGTGATCGGCGCCACGATCAACAAGAGCGGCACCTTCCGCTACCGCGCCACCAAGGTTGGCGCCGACACCGCGCTGGCGCAGATCGTCAAGCTGGTGCAGGAGGCGCAGAATTCCAAGGCGCCGGCGCAGCTGCTGGCCGACCGGGCCTCGCAATGGCTGGTGGTGATTGCCATCGTGATCGGGCTGGCCACATTCGCGGTCTGGTTCTGGTGGATCGGATCGCCGCTGCTGTTCGCGCTGACGCTGACAATCACGGTTTTCGTCATCGCCTGCCCCGATGCGCTGGGGCTGGCCACGCCGATGGCGGTGATGGTCGGCACCGGCCTTGGGGCGCAGCATGGCATCCTGTTCAAGAATGCCGGGGCGCTGGAGGATGCGACCAAGCTCGACGTGATCGTGTTCGACAAGACCGGCACGCTGACGATGGGCGAGCCGCGCGTTGTCGAGATCGTGGCCGCCGAGGGCAGCGCCGAGGATGACGCGCTGCGCGCCGCCGCCGCTGTCGATCGCGGATCGGACCACCCGCTGGCGCTGGCGATCGTCCAGCGCGCCGAGGCGCTTGATGTGCCGCAGATGGCCGGTTTCGAGAACCTTGAGGGCCGGGGCGCGCGCGCCGAGATCGGCGGGCAGACCGTGCTGGTGGGCAACCGGCGGCTGATGGACGAGGAAAGCGTTGAGCTTGGTGCGCTGAACGCACAGGCCGAACGGTTGAAAGGCGAGGGGCGCACCGTGGTGCATGTGGCGCAGGGCGGCCGGCTGATCGGCCTGATCGCCATTGCCGACGCGCCGCGCCCCAGCGCCAAGGCCGCCGTGGCCAAGCTGCGCGAACGCGGGGTCGAGGTGGCGATGCTGACCGGCGACAACGAGGGCACGGCGCGGCGGATTGCCGGCGAGCTTGGCATCGACATGGTGCTGGCCGACGTGCTGCCGGGCCAGAAGGCCGACAAGGTCAAGGAATTGCAGGCCCAGGGCAAGAAGGTGGGCATGGTCGGTGACGGCGTCAACGACGCGCCCGCGCTGACCCAGGCCGATGTCGGCTTTGCCATTGGCGCGGGCACCGATGTGGCGATGGAAAGCGCCGATGTCGTGCTGATGAAAAGCGACCCTTACGATGTTGTCGGCGCGATCGAGTTGTCGCGCGCCACCTTGCGCAAGATGCACCAGAACCTGTTCTGGGCGGTGGCCTATAACGTTGTCGCCTTCCCGATGGCGGCGGGCGTCTTCTACCCGCTGATCATCAGCCCCGCCGTTGCGGCGCTGGCGATGTCGGGCAGTTCGGCGCTGGTCGCGATCAATGCGCTGCTGCTCAAACGGGTGCGGCTGGCGGGGATTGGCGGGTTTTCACCACAGAGTAAATCCTGAACGGAAGGGACAGGGACATGGCTGAGACATCAACTGACAAAAAGCCCGAAGGCAGCGGGCTGGCGGCGCGGTTTCCAACCGCCTACACGATTCTTTTCCTGCTGATCATCCTTATGGCGGGGCTGACCTGGATCATCCCGGCGGGGCAATATGACCGGGCGATGAATGACGAGGTCGGGCGCGAAATTGCCGTGCCCGGCACCTATCAGACCGTCGAGTCCAACCCGCAGGGGTTTGTCGATATCCTGCTGGCGCCGGTTGCCGGCTTCTATGACCCGGACAGCTATGCCGCAAATGCCATCGATGTGGCGCTGTTCGTGCTGCTGCTTGGCGGGTTTCTGGGCGTGGTGAACGCAACCAACGCAATCGACACCGGAATCAAGACCGCGATGGGCCGGCTGAAGGGCCGCGAGATATGGATGATACCGATCCTGATGTCGCTTTTCGCGCTGGGCGGCACCACCTATGGCATGGCCGAAGAAACGCTGGCCTTTTACGGGCTGCTTATTCCGGTTGTCATTGCGGCGGGGTTTGACGGGGTCACGGGCGTTGCGATCATCCTGATCGGCGCGGGGATTGGCACGCTCGGCTCGACCATCAACCCGTTTGCCACGGTCATCGCCTCGAACGCGGCGGGCATTCCGTTTACCGAAGGCATGGCGCTGCGCCTGGTCATTCTGCTTGGCGGGCTTGCGATTTGTATTGCTTATGTGATGCGCTATGCCGCGCGCATCAAGGCCAATCCGGCCCGCTCGGTCATTGCCGCCCAGCGTGACAGCGACCGGCGGTTTTTCTTGAAGGATGCCGATGCGCAAGCCGCCACGCCAAGGCTGAGCGGCACTCAAAAGCTGGTGCTTGTCCTGTTCTTCGCCACCTTCGCGGTGATGATCTGGGGCGTGTCGAGCCAGGGCTGGTGGATGGCGCGCATGGGGGCGCTGTTCTTTGGCATGGCCATCGTTGTCGGGCTGGTCGCGCGGATGGGCGAAAAGAAGCTGACATCGGCCTTTGTCGATGGCGCCAAGGATTTGCTGGGCGTGGCGCTGGTCATCGGGCTGGCGCGTGGCATTGTCGTGATCATGGAGCAGGGGCTTATTGCCGACACCATTTTGAACAGCGCCGCCGATACGCTGGGCGGGCTGCCGCAGATGGCCTTTATCAACCTGATGTTCTGGATCGAAACGGGGATGAGCTTTCTTGTGCCCTCGTCATCCGGACTGGCGGTGCTGTCGATGCCGATCCTTGCGCCTTTGGCAGATTTCGCCGGAGTCGGGCGCGATGTCGTGGTGACGGCCTATCAATCGGCAAGCGGGCTGGTGAACCTCATCACGCCAACCTCGGCCGTTGTCATCGGCGGGCTGGCC
This genomic window contains:
- a CDS encoding heavy metal translocating P-type ATPase gives rise to the protein MTLEVRGLFEILDHLAVERHLSALKGVRRAQANPASASVTVQYDETVLGEAALRKAIESCGFHCAGERVPNHICQSVPAEHAGHTGHAAHGKNAPAGHDAMAHEMGHGGGKDMAGMVRDMRNRFWVALLFTVPIFIYSPMGGMFTPPAPPLGLRLDLWLFVLGSAAILWPSWPFFVAAARALRNGILNMAVLVVLSVGTGYVFSVGSTFFFPGVQFYEAVAVLLVFILLGHWLEMRARAGASAAIRALLDLAPPMAVVIRDGREVEVPTAEVLQGETVVIRPGNKIPVDGEVLEGTSLVDESMLTGESMPVNKAVGDTVIGATINKSGTFRYRATKVGADTALAQIVKLVQEAQNSKAPAQLLADRASQWLVVIAIVIGLATFAVWFWWIGSPLLFALTLTITVFVIACPDALGLATPMAVMVGTGLGAQHGILFKNAGALEDATKLDVIVFDKTGTLTMGEPRVVEIVAAEGSAEDDALRAAAAVDRGSDHPLALAIVQRAEALDVPQMAGFENLEGRGARAEIGGQTVLVGNRRLMDEESVELGALNAQAERLKGEGRTVVHVAQGGRLIGLIAIADAPRPSAKAAVAKLRERGVEVAMLTGDNEGTARRIAGELGIDMVLADVLPGQKADKVKELQAQGKKVGMVGDGVNDAPALTQADVGFAIGAGTDVAMESADVVLMKSDPYDVVGAIELSRATLRKMHQNLFWAVAYNVVAFPMAAGVFYPLIISPAVAALAMSGSSALVAINALLLKRVRLAGIGGFSPQSKS
- a CDS encoding YfcC family protein, with protein sequence MAETSTDKKPEGSGLAARFPTAYTILFLLIILMAGLTWIIPAGQYDRAMNDEVGREIAVPGTYQTVESNPQGFVDILLAPVAGFYDPDSYAANAIDVALFVLLLGGFLGVVNATNAIDTGIKTAMGRLKGREIWMIPILMSLFALGGTTYGMAEETLAFYGLLIPVVIAAGFDGVTGVAIILIGAGIGTLGSTINPFATVIASNAAGIPFTEGMALRLVILLGGLAICIAYVMRYAARIKANPARSVIAAQRDSDRRFFLKDADAQAATPRLSGTQKLVLVLFFATFAVMIWGVSSQGWWMARMGALFFGMAIVVGLVARMGEKKLTSAFVDGAKDLLGVALVIGLARGIVVIMEQGLIADTILNSAADTLGGLPQMAFINLMFWIETGMSFLVPSSSGLAVLSMPILAPLADFAGVGRDVVVTAYQSASGLVNLITPTSAVVIGGLAIGRVSFDRWIVFIWPLLLILVLFISASISVAAIL